In Vampirovibrio chlorellavorus, one DNA window encodes the following:
- a CDS encoding STAS domain-containing protein yields the protein MSTETKILSRDSGDKTIVDIEAQNVDFRNCEAIKSSVAGFVSQGQKNIILNLSKVSFMDSSGLSVMLFCKRVCDEAGGTFGAFGLQNYVNNLVNLTNLNKTIPIYSNEADAVS from the coding sequence ATGAGTACCGAAACCAAAATCTTGAGCCGGGATAGCGGCGATAAGACCATTGTGGATATTGAAGCGCAGAACGTGGATTTTCGGAATTGCGAAGCCATTAAATCCTCTGTGGCGGGCTTTGTCTCCCAGGGGCAGAAAAACATTATCCTGAACCTGAGCAAGGTCAGCTTCATGGACAGTTCCGGGCTCAGCGTGATGCTGTTTTGCAAGCGGGTTTGCGACGAAGCCGGAGGCACCTTCGGCGCTTTTGGCCTGCAGAACTACGTCAACAACCTGGTCAATCTGACCAACCTGAACAAGACTATCCCCATATACAGCAACGAGGCGGATGCAGTCAGTTAA
- the ndk gene encoding nucleoside-diphosphate kinase, whose amino-acid sequence MERTFIALKPDAVQRGLIGEIISRFEKKGFKLVGLKLAHITRATAEEHYGEHKERPFFKGLVDFITSGPIVAMAWEGDNVVETARKMMGATNPKESAPGTIRGDFSIDLGRNVIHGSDSVASAERELKIFFSADELLSSWNRSTEGWVYENPKTPATV is encoded by the coding sequence ATGGAACGTACATTTATCGCCCTGAAACCGGATGCCGTGCAACGTGGCCTGATCGGCGAAATCATCAGCCGCTTTGAGAAAAAAGGCTTCAAACTGGTTGGCCTGAAACTGGCCCACATCACCCGGGCCACCGCCGAAGAGCATTACGGCGAGCATAAAGAGCGCCCCTTCTTCAAAGGACTGGTCGATTTCATCACCTCCGGCCCCATTGTGGCCATGGCCTGGGAAGGCGATAACGTGGTGGAAACCGCTCGTAAAATGATGGGCGCCACCAACCCCAAGGAATCCGCTCCCGGCACCATCCGTGGCGATTTCTCCATTGATCTGGGGCGCAACGTCATTCACGGCTCCGACAGTGTGGCCAGCGCCGAGCGTGAGTTGAAAATCTTCTTCAGCGCCGATGAACTGCTGTCCAGCTGGAACCGCAGCACCGAAGGCTGGGTCTACGAAAACCCCAAAACCCCGGCCACCGTATAA
- a CDS encoding cytochrome c biogenesis protein ResB, producing MLACFRSVQLAIVLLSLLALATMAGVLIPQEGIVELQQIKRDFGPNYRMFKAMGLFNVYSSYWFVALEVLFFFNLLFGSFQWLKPAYLAATRNTFFSASYIKNSPQRLILDSPESLEATLGRVSGWLRKQRYAVHAAPAQQEGADAKLIYATKGNFFRFGAVVVHSGILLMLLASVYGVFFGFKAQKLAVPGETFALSDSQMFRTNIDPSIWLGSVPAWKIRVNDFRIEYYPEGQSPGNNAVVKQYYADLSVLNAQGKETKRETISVNHPLAVDDTVLYQASFNPTGKLFVEVDGKPMTLETNTEFMNRPVSLTELPNGRALLVFPFFVQQDPDVTRNNVVIFLRDAKGFVGAQPGKMPPNLRLREGESGELSGMRFTYVKPEIQTGLQIKKGPEVPWMYLSYIIIIVGTIMCIFTQRQVWVAVTSTGDGQGAQLALTFKTKKAKLSFMKELQRLQMALRQAGYTDALRVASIPTTSEPSAEKVPVLT from the coding sequence ATGCTGGCCTGTTTTCGGTCGGTGCAGTTGGCCATTGTGCTGTTGTCCCTGCTGGCTTTGGCCACTATGGCGGGCGTGTTAATCCCTCAGGAAGGGATTGTGGAGCTTCAGCAAATCAAGCGGGATTTTGGGCCGAACTACCGGATGTTCAAGGCCATGGGCCTGTTTAACGTCTACTCTTCTTACTGGTTTGTGGCGTTGGAAGTGTTGTTCTTCTTCAACCTGCTCTTTGGCAGCTTTCAATGGCTGAAGCCTGCCTATTTGGCCGCCACCCGTAATACGTTTTTCAGCGCCAGTTACATTAAAAATAGTCCCCAGCGGTTGATTTTGGACTCCCCGGAGTCCCTAGAAGCCACCCTGGGACGAGTTTCTGGCTGGTTGCGCAAACAGCGCTACGCGGTTCATGCCGCCCCTGCCCAGCAAGAAGGCGCCGATGCGAAACTGATTTACGCCACCAAGGGTAATTTTTTCCGTTTTGGGGCGGTGGTGGTTCACAGTGGTATTTTGCTGATGCTGCTGGCCTCGGTCTATGGGGTCTTTTTCGGCTTCAAGGCCCAAAAGCTGGCCGTTCCCGGGGAAACTTTCGCCCTGTCCGATTCCCAGATGTTCAGAACCAACATTGATCCCTCGATCTGGCTGGGCTCGGTGCCTGCGTGGAAAATCCGGGTGAACGATTTTCGTATTGAATACTACCCGGAGGGGCAGTCGCCGGGCAATAACGCCGTGGTGAAGCAGTATTATGCCGATCTGTCGGTCTTAAACGCCCAGGGCAAAGAGACCAAGCGGGAAACGATTTCCGTTAACCATCCCCTGGCCGTGGATGACACGGTGCTGTATCAGGCCAGTTTCAACCCCACCGGCAAATTGTTCGTGGAAGTGGACGGCAAGCCCATGACGCTAGAGACCAATACGGAGTTCATGAATCGTCCGGTCAGTTTGACGGAGTTGCCCAATGGACGGGCTTTGCTGGTCTTTCCATTCTTTGTGCAGCAGGACCCGGATGTGACCCGCAACAATGTGGTCATTTTTCTCAGGGACGCCAAGGGGTTTGTGGGCGCTCAGCCGGGAAAGATGCCCCCGAACTTGCGTTTGAGAGAAGGCGAATCCGGGGAGCTATCGGGCATGCGCTTTACCTACGTTAAGCCAGAGATACAAACCGGTCTGCAAATTAAAAAAGGGCCGGAAGTGCCCTGGATGTACCTGTCCTACATCATCATTATTGTGGGCACTATTATGTGTATATTCACCCAGCGGCAAGTGTGGGTGGCGGTTACGTCCACCGGCGACGGGCAGGGGGCTCAACTGGCCTTGACCTTCAAGACCAAGAAGGCAAAACTCAGCTTTATGAAGGAACTACAGCGGTTACAGATGGCGCTGCGGCAAGCGGGCTATACGGATGCCTTGCGGGTGGCATCGATACCGACGACGAGTGAGCCCAGTGCCGAGAAAGTGCCGGTACTGACGTGA
- the leuB gene encoding 3-isopropylmalate dehydrogenase translates to MSPTHKIAVLPGDGIGPEIMEQAVKVLKAVEQKFNLRFELTYAPMGGAGIEAAGVPLPPETLKLAQESDAVLMGSVGDFKYDTLDPKIRPEQGLLQIRKALGLYANLRPVKGYKCLAHVSTLKPEVVTGIDVMVIRELTGGIYFGQPRAREGSGSQEKAYDTLVYTQPEIERIARIGFESARSRRKQLMSVDKANVLASSQLWRDVVNTVAKDYPDVALSHMYVDNAAMQLILNPRQFDVILTENMFGDILSDEASMLTGSLGMLPSASLGERKASGQRNALYEPSHGSAPQFAGQNKVNPIATILSLAMMLEYSFGYAPAASQIDAAIEQVLEAGYRTFDIMGEGATEVGTAELGDRIAAALLALPTPVAV, encoded by the coding sequence ATGAGCCCCACCCATAAAATCGCAGTATTGCCCGGTGATGGCATTGGCCCGGAGATTATGGAGCAGGCCGTGAAGGTGCTAAAGGCCGTGGAACAGAAGTTTAACCTGCGCTTTGAGCTGACCTACGCCCCCATGGGCGGGGCGGGCATTGAGGCCGCAGGCGTTCCCCTGCCCCCCGAAACCCTGAAACTGGCTCAGGAATCGGATGCCGTACTGATGGGCTCGGTGGGCGATTTTAAGTACGATACGCTGGATCCCAAAATTCGCCCGGAACAAGGGCTGTTGCAAATCCGCAAAGCGCTGGGACTCTATGCCAACCTGCGCCCCGTAAAAGGGTATAAGTGCCTGGCCCATGTTTCCACGCTCAAGCCCGAGGTGGTAACTGGCATTGATGTCATGGTCATTCGGGAACTGACCGGGGGCATTTACTTTGGGCAGCCCCGGGCCCGGGAAGGTAGCGGTTCTCAGGAAAAAGCCTACGATACGCTGGTTTACACCCAACCGGAAATTGAGCGCATTGCCCGCATTGGTTTTGAATCGGCCCGCAGTCGGCGCAAACAACTGATGTCCGTAGACAAGGCCAACGTGCTGGCCAGCTCCCAGTTGTGGCGAGACGTGGTGAATACCGTGGCCAAAGACTACCCGGACGTGGCGCTGTCGCATATGTACGTGGACAACGCGGCTATGCAACTGATTTTGAACCCCAGGCAGTTTGACGTCATCCTGACCGAGAACATGTTTGGCGATATTTTATCCGATGAAGCCAGCATGCTGACCGGCTCATTGGGCATGTTGCCCAGCGCCAGCCTTGGGGAACGCAAGGCCAGCGGCCAACGCAACGCCCTGTACGAGCCCTCTCATGGGTCGGCCCCGCAATTCGCCGGACAAAACAAGGTGAACCCCATCGCTACTATTTTGTCTTTGGCCATGATGCTGGAGTACAGCTTTGGGTACGCCCCAGCGGCCAGCCAGATTGATGCGGCCATTGAACAGGTGCTGGAAGCGGGGTATCGCACCTTTGACATTATGGGTGAAGGCGCCACGGAAGTAGGCACCGCCGAACTGGGCGATCGCATTGCCGCTGCCCTGCTCGCCCTTCCAACCCCTGTGGCCGTGTAA
- a CDS encoding DnaJ domain-containing protein, translating into MTAIPFFAAHPLPVFSFLSPESKRQLEQYLLTGNTAFREKKLLEFFKSIDWLDDATLLGDRLLQKFSPGFRRQLGREIAHYRQEKLSSRAENAQKREEYKLRVFAYFRQHMPPADKALLESLRDFELDLTGRDVNWRHYFTLDSFKKIDAFIQASHEERQTLFAQFRKDVETYKKNYDKIYNANYTAEAQRGFTFDDWCDMMGDEAPRNHHKSRSHQGSGSRQGYASRPDNKILQAFQTLGVSAGASPEVVKKQYRQMTLQYHPDLPNGNEEKMKAIVGAYQELQRYWSTQAVAL; encoded by the coding sequence ATGACCGCAATCCCTTTTTTCGCCGCGCACCCTTTGCCGGTTTTTTCATTTTTGTCTCCCGAAAGCAAGCGTCAACTGGAGCAATACCTGTTGACCGGCAACACCGCTTTTCGGGAAAAGAAGCTGCTGGAATTCTTCAAGTCCATCGATTGGCTGGATGATGCCACCCTGCTTGGCGATCGGTTGCTGCAAAAGTTTTCGCCCGGCTTTCGGCGGCAACTGGGCCGGGAGATTGCCCACTATCGTCAGGAAAAACTCTCCAGTCGGGCGGAAAATGCCCAAAAGCGGGAAGAATATAAACTGCGGGTGTTCGCTTACTTTCGTCAGCACATGCCCCCTGCGGACAAGGCCTTGCTGGAGAGCCTGCGGGATTTTGAGCTGGACCTGACCGGTCGAGACGTCAATTGGCGGCATTACTTTACCCTGGACTCCTTTAAAAAGATTGACGCCTTTATTCAGGCCAGCCACGAAGAGCGTCAAACCCTGTTCGCCCAATTCCGCAAGGATGTGGAAACCTACAAAAAGAACTACGACAAGATTTATAACGCCAATTACACCGCCGAAGCCCAGCGGGGCTTCACCTTTGACGACTGGTGCGACATGATGGGCGATGAAGCCCCCCGCAATCACCACAAATCCCGCAGTCATCAGGGGAGTGGCAGCAGGCAAGGCTATGCTTCCCGGCCGGACAACAAGATCCTGCAGGCCTTTCAAACGCTGGGGGTCAGTGCCGGGGCTTCGCCGGAGGTCGTGAAAAAGCAGTATCGGCAGATGACCTTGCAGTACCACCCGGATTTACCCAACGGCAACGAAGAAAAAATGAAGGCCATCGTGGGGGCTTATCAGGAACTCCAACGGTATTGGTCAACCCAAGCGGTGGCTTTGTAG
- a CDS encoding NAD(P)-dependent malic enzyme: MEGKNNDEISLINHKRYHGVIETVSYVPIRDNFIYNSVYTQPEASRPCEMVRDNPDMAYEMTLKNNLVAIVTDGSAVLGLGNIGPGAGLPVMEGKAVLFKTFGGVEAFPICLRTQSVDEIVETVKKIAPVFGGVNLEDIAAPRCFEVEKRLTEDLDIPVFHDDQHGTAVVVLAALLNAVKIADKRMSDLRIVVNGAGAAALSVSKLLLKAGAKDIIICDTTGVIYKGREKGMNQFKRDIAEITNLADERGDLHSVLKGADMFLGLSVPGQLTQDMVRTMNPNPIIFALANPVPEIMPDEAYAAGAKVMATGRSDFPNQVNNSLAFPGIFRGALDVRAHQINDDMKIAAAFAIAEMITDEQLAAGTIIPGALDFRVPPAVAAAVAKAAIETGVARKKMDPADVARQLHHFIAEGMLAPAI; encoded by the coding sequence TTGGAAGGCAAAAACAACGATGAAATCTCCCTGATCAATCACAAGCGCTATCACGGGGTGATTGAAACCGTGTCCTACGTGCCCATTCGGGATAATTTCATCTACAACAGCGTCTACACTCAGCCAGAGGCTTCTCGCCCGTGCGAGATGGTTCGGGATAATCCGGATATGGCTTATGAGATGACCTTGAAAAACAATCTGGTGGCCATTGTCACCGATGGTAGCGCCGTGCTGGGCCTGGGCAACATTGGCCCCGGGGCGGGTCTGCCGGTGATGGAAGGCAAGGCCGTGTTATTCAAAACCTTTGGTGGAGTAGAAGCCTTCCCCATTTGCCTGCGCACCCAAAGCGTGGATGAAATCGTGGAGACGGTGAAGAAAATCGCCCCCGTCTTTGGCGGGGTAAACCTGGAGGATATTGCCGCCCCCCGCTGCTTTGAAGTGGAAAAGCGCCTGACCGAGGATCTGGACATCCCCGTATTCCACGATGATCAGCATGGCACCGCCGTAGTGGTGCTGGCCGCCCTGCTGAATGCCGTCAAAATTGCCGACAAGCGCATGTCCGATTTGCGCATTGTGGTGAACGGGGCGGGTGCTGCGGCCTTAAGTGTTTCCAAACTGCTGCTGAAAGCGGGGGCCAAGGATATCATCATCTGCGATACCACGGGGGTGATTTACAAAGGCCGGGAAAAAGGCATGAACCAGTTCAAGCGTGACATTGCCGAAATTACCAACCTGGCCGACGAGCGGGGTGATCTCCATTCCGTGCTGAAGGGCGCCGATATGTTTCTGGGCCTGTCGGTGCCCGGCCAGCTGACTCAGGATATGGTGCGCACCATGAACCCCAATCCCATCATCTTCGCCCTGGCCAACCCGGTGCCAGAAATTATGCCGGATGAGGCCTACGCCGCCGGAGCCAAGGTCATGGCCACCGGTCGCAGCGATTTCCCCAATCAGGTGAACAACTCGCTGGCCTTTCCGGGCATCTTCCGGGGGGCGCTGGATGTGCGGGCCCACCAAATCAACGATGACATGAAAATCGCGGCGGCCTTTGCCATCGCCGAAATGATTACGGATGAGCAATTGGCCGCTGGCACCATTATCCCGGGTGCTTTGGACTTTCGGGTGCCCCCGGCGGTGGCCGCGGCGGTGGCCAAGGCGGCCATTGAAACGGGTGTGGCCCGCAAAAAAATGGATCCGGCGGATGTGGCCAGACAGCTGCATCACTTTATTGCCGAAGGCATGCTGGCCCCGGCCATTTAG
- the ccsB gene encoding c-type cytochrome biogenesis protein CcsB produces the protein MIFHQDWEQNWYYTALTLTAVSLIFYLLHAIRPKTVFREAGWGSMLLSGLCLVASMVVRSQNAQYFALSNMYESLLSVCIGLQLSFVVLDRWFKLRTLGLPVAIMLLISLFYNLSLPTEIHPLQPALQSYWRSIHVPIILLSYALFTLAFLSSLVFLVKEALSGKQSRSSGSGGQPGQLSPALAGMNAYLDDSQQINLEMDIVQDKANVYDEITYRCVAFGFPLLTLGIILGGMWANEAWGNYWSWDPKESMSLVTLLGYGVYLHMRINGEHSQRTLAWVSVSGFVLMLITYFGVNLMGLGLHSYGKIG, from the coding sequence ATGATTTTTCATCAGGATTGGGAGCAAAACTGGTACTACACCGCTCTCACCCTAACCGCAGTGAGCCTGATATTCTACCTGTTGCACGCCATTCGTCCCAAAACCGTTTTCCGGGAAGCCGGGTGGGGCAGCATGCTGCTCTCTGGCCTGTGTTTGGTGGCCTCTATGGTGGTGCGCTCCCAAAACGCCCAGTATTTTGCCCTGTCCAATATGTATGAGTCCCTGCTGTCCGTTTGTATCGGCTTGCAGCTGTCCTTTGTGGTGCTGGATCGCTGGTTCAAGTTGCGCACCTTGGGCCTGCCGGTGGCCATTATGCTGCTGATTTCCCTGTTTTACAACCTCAGCCTGCCCACGGAAATTCACCCGTTGCAGCCTGCCCTGCAAAGTTACTGGCGTAGCATCCACGTGCCCATTATTCTGCTGTCGTATGCCCTGTTTACGCTGGCCTTTCTCAGTTCGCTGGTCTTTCTGGTGAAGGAAGCCCTGAGCGGCAAGCAATCCCGCTCGTCCGGGTCAGGCGGTCAGCCCGGTCAATTGAGCCCGGCGCTGGCGGGGATGAACGCCTATCTGGATGACAGTCAGCAAATCAATCTGGAAATGGACATTGTGCAGGACAAGGCCAATGTCTATGATGAAATCACCTATCGCTGCGTGGCCTTTGGCTTTCCGTTGCTGACTCTGGGCATTATTCTGGGGGGTATGTGGGCCAACGAGGCCTGGGGCAACTACTGGAGCTGGGACCCCAAGGAGTCCATGAGTCTGGTCACCTTGCTGGGCTATGGCGTTTACCTGCACATGCGCATCAATGGGGAACACAGCCAGCGCACCCTGGCCTGGGTATCCGTCAGTGGCTTTGTGTTGATGCTCATTACCTACTTTGGGGTCAACCTGATGGGGCTGGGCCTGCACTCCTACGGAAAAATCGGCTAG
- a CDS encoding tetratricopeptide repeat protein, with amino-acid sequence MPLFSGITGIEAGALQADGSQLIRFSADLPFQYQTQVLDANNVVLRIYNARLGQALLTQEGAINVLAGGAIESARLRSAAPTAAGTASNFQELVFSGAGLGRLKLKIMGGEALPVKVTLPQTKSQSVPERLAAARTRPSVNATGRVAPVGQPVAKGKPFNPGVGRSLSHLDALKKELKTSKSAVDGSGFDKMMGQPLAMMAVAPEIPAPVESRGPQIASVTSLAGGMPQATAGPVARLAEKSVPPVAPEPVEAGAPLSSEEAYPEPAYQALTPLPRYQGGAAPIQAMTTDANGKPILIRPKNQPIPEFSINQSPESFNVLFQAEGTPAQQRVANLMAESLKVYHARQYAKALPLIQQALQLQSDNADLYAALAEIQGQLAQKQEAAKAYARAYHYNPQQYGQPYAQALVLVGQRGKAIEVLTALYGKNPNQAGVAYMLGTLYEELGQTEQALPFLKQAAELHPGSADIQYNLGLAYELSGDNLLAERHYQRALRLDASAADAQKALTRVRAASRE; translated from the coding sequence ATGCCCTTGTTCTCCGGGATTACCGGCATTGAAGCCGGTGCCTTGCAGGCGGATGGCAGTCAGCTCATTCGTTTTAGCGCGGATTTGCCGTTTCAGTACCAAACGCAGGTGCTGGACGCCAATAACGTGGTGCTGCGCATCTACAATGCCCGTCTGGGTCAGGCCCTGCTAACGCAGGAGGGGGCGATCAATGTTCTGGCGGGCGGGGCCATAGAATCAGCCAGATTACGATCCGCTGCCCCCACTGCGGCGGGTACGGCGTCCAATTTTCAGGAACTCGTTTTCTCCGGGGCGGGCTTGGGGCGTTTAAAGCTCAAGATTATGGGGGGAGAGGCCTTGCCGGTTAAGGTCACCCTGCCCCAGACAAAATCACAGTCCGTTCCCGAACGGTTGGCCGCTGCTCGTACTCGTCCATCCGTCAACGCAACCGGCAGGGTTGCTCCTGTCGGGCAGCCAGTTGCCAAGGGCAAGCCTTTCAATCCTGGTGTGGGGCGCTCTTTGTCTCATTTAGATGCCTTGAAAAAAGAATTAAAGACAAGTAAGTCCGCCGTCGATGGCTCTGGCTTCGATAAGATGATGGGACAACCGTTGGCCATGATGGCGGTGGCCCCCGAAATCCCTGCGCCTGTGGAAAGCCGTGGGCCTCAAATTGCCTCCGTGACCAGTCTGGCGGGTGGAATGCCGCAAGCGACTGCCGGGCCCGTAGCCCGCTTGGCGGAAAAATCCGTGCCGCCCGTGGCCCCGGAACCGGTAGAAGCGGGCGCCCCGCTCTCTTCAGAAGAAGCCTATCCGGAACCTGCCTATCAGGCTTTGACGCCGCTGCCTCGCTATCAGGGGGGCGCCGCTCCCATTCAGGCCATGACCACGGACGCCAATGGCAAGCCCATTTTGATCCGCCCCAAAAATCAGCCCATCCCGGAGTTTTCCATCAACCAGTCCCCGGAGTCGTTTAACGTGCTGTTTCAGGCCGAGGGCACCCCTGCCCAGCAGCGGGTGGCCAATCTAATGGCCGAATCGCTGAAGGTCTATCATGCCAGGCAATACGCCAAGGCGCTGCCCCTCATTCAGCAGGCCTTGCAATTACAGTCGGACAACGCCGATCTCTACGCGGCGCTGGCTGAAATTCAGGGACAGTTGGCCCAAAAGCAGGAGGCTGCCAAGGCCTATGCCCGGGCTTATCATTACAATCCCCAGCAGTACGGGCAGCCTTACGCCCAGGCGCTGGTGCTGGTAGGTCAGCGGGGCAAGGCCATTGAGGTCTTGACGGCCTTGTATGGCAAAAATCCCAATCAGGCCGGGGTGGCTTACATGTTGGGTACGCTGTATGAAGAGCTGGGCCAGACCGAGCAGGCCTTGCCTTTCCTGAAGCAGGCCGCCGAGTTGCACCCGGGATCGGCGGATATTCAGTACAATCTGGGGTTGGCTTACGAGTTATCTGGTGACAACTTGCTGGCAGAGCGTCATTATCAACGGGCCCTCAGGCTGGACGCCTCCGCCGCGGACGCCCAAAAGGCGCTGACCCGGGTGCGGGCCGCCTCCCGGGAGTAG